In Apium graveolens cultivar Ventura chromosome 10, ASM990537v1, whole genome shotgun sequence, the following are encoded in one genomic region:
- the LOC141690217 gene encoding uncharacterized protein LOC141690217 → MAPPENAQVDDALQALNSTLDSTGFSELHERPPPPLPPNRKRTRPCTRRSGKESTEVVCKRKKAQRGHQQQDPEQQQDHLVTPSPLTPDHKDQAEHALIELEGVEVIPLDICSSPEQTKPEVDLLSWLEPVSKVRYPTKVPQGSLRKLVDAADVFKDALVAYLEETAHNLDIADMVQHANECFTKLRTLEVDYGPFHGEVCTFIRNHLELKEAAKEKNTLASRLRADYENSVVNADDLRELLAGAKSKLISAQTNNNLTRTKIEEITAILGGLKKVDAMERDELAALTAERDHCNEAYLLAEKNVEETGARLEGIDERYDVAEQETQRSLARLRDLAANKKRLMLMLMQLIAIRRQILENIAEIFELQKILDQAMHFNGKSGDLFQGEDVTTSANQCRPKIAQLKRQGVSLLLK, encoded by the exons ATGGCACCACCAGAAAATGCTCAGGTGGACGATGCATTACAGGCTCTGAATAGTACATTGGATTCCACGGGTTTCTCTGAGCTTCATGAGAGACCCCCTCCTCCCCTTCCACCTAATAGGAAACGTACCAGACCATGCACCAGAAGATCCGGGAAGGAAAGTACCGAGGTTGTTTGTAAACGAAAGAAAGCTCAGAGGGGACATCAACAACAAGATCCTGAACAGCAACAAGATCACCTCGTCACTCCTTCTCCTCTGACTCCAG ATCACAAAGATCAAGCCGAACATGCACTAATTGAACTTGAAGGCGTTGAAGTGATACCCCTGGATATTTGTTCTTCTCCGGAACAAACAAAGCCCGAAGTTGACCTTTTATCATGGCTTGAACCAGTATCCAAAGTACGTTACCCCACTAAAGTTCCACAGGGGAGTCTTAGAAAACTTGTGGATGCAGCGGATGTATTTAAGGATGCCTTGGTGGCTTACCTTGAAGAAACAGCCCACAATTTAGACATTGCTGATATGGTCCAACATGCCAATGAATGCTTCACCAAACTGAGGACATTAGAAGTTGATTATGGACCATTTCATGGTGAAGTTTGCACATTTATCAGGAATCATCTAGAGCTTAAAGAAGCTGCTAAAGAAAAGAACACATTGGCTTCGAGGTTGAGAGCTGATTATGAAAATAGCGTGGTTAATGCTGATGATTTAAGGGAGTTGCTAGCCGGAGCTAAAAGCAAATTGATTAGCGCTCAAACTAATAATAATTTAACTAGGACAAAAATTGAAGAGATCACAGCGATACTAGGTGGGCTTAAGAAGGTGGATGCCATGGAAAGAGATGAACTTGCGGCTTTGACAGCTGAGAGGGATCACTGTAATGAGGCTTATCTGCTTGCTGAAAAAAATGTTGAAGAAACTGGTGCCAGGCTTGAGGGGATTGACGAGCGCTATGATGTTGCCGAACAAGAAACACAGAGGTCACTTGCTCGGTTGCGGGACCTTGCAG CAAACAAGAAGCGGCTAATGCTTATGCTGATGCAGCTCATTGCTATAAGAAGACAAATACTAGAG AATATTGCTGAAATCTTTGAGCTGCAGAAAATTTTAGATCAGGCTATGCATTTTAATGGCAAATCGGGTGATCTTTTTCAAGGCGAAGATGTAACAACTTCTGCAAATCAGTGCAGGCCGAAAATTGCTCAACTTAAAAG ACAAGGGGTTAGTCTTCTCCTCAAATGA
- the LOC141691362 gene encoding serine/threonine-protein phosphatase 7 long form homolog, whose translation MYDVKLDVSMMEYMAQQESIHPGPIDRCLLTRQDEHRSQLVWDGKITRGHLRLRSNFKSYWDKVARFPPPSAVIEGIRNAGFFGVYHTATMKHDAGLITAFVDRWRPETHTFHLRFGEATVTVEDVYYILGLHSTGRPVILAGEVANTALVHELLGVAPDSETVIAKGLLHIPWLVDHFGTCDRLKEATGDVYEIELLYHIRAHLLLIIGSLFPNSSGNRIPIRLLPYLRDLDEVRTYSWGSACLAFLYSRLCSASIGDVAELSGSMTLLQVWIYEHCTGLAPRQRDHHIMQHPRALRWMVPLNAVDVPTHSVRGARYELDFMNEASFKWRPYLDSAPDAMMIPDHDLALMTAPCPLIYMETVEWCYTDRVTRQFGFLQTITTTSPHPGHCSFHGRRKHWHFTLERVIDIWESREEHIMAAPKYHPIVLPACVDQYLSWYNRVTRRLIIKPRIWRQEESFQGSQGHLPMAVSFLLFNFHIVLHYTFYCHYMRS comes from the exons ATGTATGATGTTAAGTTAGATGTTAGTATGATG GAATATATGGCTCAACAGGAATCAATCCACCCCGGTCCCATTGACCGGTGCTTGCTCACGCGACAGGATGAGCATAGGTCACAGTTAGTGTGGGACGGAAAG ATTACACGTGGTCATCTTCGTCTTCGATCAAACTTTAAGTCATACTGGGATAAAGTTGCTCGATTTCCACCTCCATCAGCTGTGATTGAAGGCATTAGGAATGCCGGGTTTTTTGGCGTTTATCATACAGCAACGATGAAACATGATGCTGGCCTAATTACTGCTTTTGTTGACAGATGGCGTCCTGAAACTCATACGTTCCATCTCCGTTTCGGTGAGGCCACTGTGACAGTAGAGGATGTATATTATATTTTAGGTCTCCATAGTACAGGGCGCCCAGTGATACTCGCTGGAGAGGTAGCTAACACTGCTTTGGTACACGAGCTTTTAGGTGTGGCCCCTGACAGTGAGACGGTCATTGCCAAGGGTTTGTTGCATATCCCTTGGTTGGTAGATCACTTTGGTACGTGTGACCGTCTTAAGGAGGCTACAGGTGATGTGTATGAGATTGAGCTGCTGTACCACATACGTGCACACCTTTTGCTGATTATAGGGTCTCTGTTCCCAAACTCCAGTGGGAACCGCATTCCCATACGCCTTCTTCCTTATCTGCGTGACCTTGATGAGGTTCGTACTTATAGTTGGGGCAGTGCTTGTCTTGCATTTCTGTACAGCCGTCTGTGTTCAGCCAGCATAGGGGATGTTGCTGAGTTATCCGGGTCCATGACTCTATTGCAG GTTTGGATATATGAGCATTGTACGGGGCTAGCTCCCAGACAACGAGATCATCATATAATGCAGCATCCCCGTGCCCTTAG GTGGATGGTCCCTTTGAATGCTGTAGATGTGCCTACTCACAGCGTACGTGGAGCTCGTTACGAGCTTGATTTCATGAATGAGGCTTCCTTCAAATGGAGGCCCTACCTGGACAGTGCCCCTGACGCCATGATGATTCCTGATCATGACCTAGCCCTGATGACTGCACCTTGTCCCTTGATATACATGGAGACTGTGGAGTGGTGCTATACTGATCGGGTGACTAGACAGTTTGGCTTTTTGCAGACTATCACGACTACGTCACCACACCCCGGGCATTGTTCTTTTCACGGGAGGCGCAAGCATTGGCATTTCACACTAGAGAGGGTCATTGACATTTGGGAGTCACGAGAGGAACACATCATGGCAGCACCGAAATACCACCCTATTGTTCTACCAGCGTGTGTTGATCAGTATCTTTCGTGGTATAACAGAGTCACTCGACGGTTGATAATAAAACCCAGGATCTGGAGGCAGGAGGAAAGTTTTCAGGGATCGCAGGGGCACCTGCCAATGGCTGTAAGTTTTTTACTTTTCAATTTCCATATTGTACTCCATTACACCTTTTACTGTCACTACATGAGATCATGA
- the LOC141691361 gene encoding uncharacterized protein LOC141691361: MTRSYATATADTSSNTVSIDTNHLYFLQSSDNPGTPLVTMLLTEHNYHQWSRSLSIALSAKLKLGFIDGSVSKPTDNNTQIAMWNRCNDMVVSWLLNSISTEIRNSVAYLSTAQQIWEDLATRFSQSNMPRTFQLRKELSSLQQGNLSVTSYFTKFKTLVAEIDNLAPIPKCTYVTTNCSCQSAQKLNQYEEILKLSRFLMGLGDAFTAIRGQLLLMKPIPSLNQAFSLLLQEESQRDFASISNTPVTENIAMNVKFNPNFRTKGINNASQRKTGDSAFTCDYCQMTGHSRDKCFCLHGYPEWHKMYGKPKPKPRKQNAGNKSVAVAHVSLNEGKTDTSHKEHNSNATLNAFSDTQCQQLAKMIQESIKQSQCQTPGSSNAHMSGATNHITFDYTVLSNSKSVKSVLHLPNNTTVPITYIGNVQLTSSFTLFEDLILKREKEIGDLQDGLYKLQLPDLFQASTSSALVSSDHSQTCNSFAHSACTSNSNSVNLWHNRLSFDSSNSYSSNVFDMIHIDVWGPYKQDINLVNVNAQQSSIDSPAGHILESQVLDSPSQVLDSDNSEQILNTESQVLARPVRNKTVPSKFKDYVGLPSATACSTYSASTCLYPLHQYISYENISSSYKAYVTKTS, encoded by the exons ATGACTCGATCATATGCTACTGCAACTGCTGATACATCATCTAATACTGTATCAATTGATACTAATCATCTTTATTTTCTACAAAGTTCTGATAATCCTGGCACACCTTTGGTTACAATGCTCTTAACTGAGCACAATTATCATCAATGGAGTCGATCTCTGTCTATAGCCTTATCTGCTAAACTTAAGCTAGGATTCATTGATGGCTCTGTTAGCAAGCCTACTGATAATAACACACAAATTGCAATGTGGAATCGCTGCAATGATATGGTTGTGTCTTGGTTGTTGAATTCAATATCCACTGAAATAAGAAATAGTGTGGCTTATCTCTCTACTGCTCAACAAATCTGGGAAGATTTGGCTACTAGATTCTCTCAGAGCAACATGCCTAGGACATTTCAACTTCGCAAAGAGTTGTCTTCTCTACAACAAGGCAATCTCTCTGTTACATCTTACTTTACTAAGTTCAAGACACTTGTTGCTGAAATTGATAATCTAGCACCTATTCCAAAATGTACCTATGTAACAACCAACTGTTCATGTCAGAGTGCTCAGAAATTGAATCAGTATGAAGAAATACTGAAACTAAGTCGGTTTCTTATGGGACTGGGTGATGCATTTACTGCAATTAGGGGACAGTTGCTTCTAATGAAACCAATACCATCACTCAATCAGGCATTCTCCTTGCTTCTCCAAGAAGAATCTCAAAGAGATTTTGCTTCTATCTCTAATACTCCTGTGACAGAAAACATAGCAATGAATGTGAAATTTAACCCCAATTTCAGAACTAAAGGGATAAACAATGCTAGTCAAAGGAAAACAGGTGATTCTGCTTTTACTTGTGATTACTGTCAAATGACAGGACACTCCAGAGATAAATGCTTCTGTCTCCATGGCTATCCAGAGTGGCACAAAATGTATGGCAAACCTAAGCCTAAACCAAGAAAGCAAAATGCAGGAAACAAATCTGTAGCTGTTGCTCATGTGAGTCTTAATGAAGGCAAAACTGATACTTCTCACAAAGAACACAACTCAAATGCTACTCTCAATGCCTTCTCTGATACTCAATGCCAGCAACTTGCTAAAATGATTCAAGAATCAATCAAGCAATCTCAATGCCAGACACCTGGTTCCTCAAATGCTCATATGTCTG GAGCTACTAATCACATAACATTTGACTACACAGTCTTGAGTAATTCTAAATCTGTGAAATCAGTATTGCACTTGCCAAATAATACAACTGTTCCTATCACTTACATAGGAAATGTTCAGCTGACCTCTTCTTTCACTCTTTTTGAA GACCTTATCTTGAAGAGGGAGAAAGAGATTGGTGACTTGCAAGATGGTCTATACAAATTGCAACTCCCTGATCTCTTTCAAGCCTCAACTTCATCTGCTTTAGTCTCATCAGATCATTCTCAAACTTGTAATTCTTTTGCTCATAGTGCTTGTACTTCCAATTCTAATTCTGTCAATTTGTGGCACAATAG GCTATCTTTTGATTCTAGTAATTCCTATAGTAGCAATGTGTTTGATATGATCCATATTGATGTATGGGGACCTTACAAACAG GATATTAATCTTGTTAATGTTAATGCTCAGCAATCATCCATTGATTCACCTGCTGGTCATATCTTAGAATCTCAAGTATTAGACTCTCCATCTCAAGTGTTAGACTCTGATAATTCAGAACAAATTCTTAACACTGAATCTCAAGTTCTTGCTAGACCAGTAAGGAATAAAACTGTACCATCAAAATTCAAGGATTATGTTGGTTTACCATCTGCTACAGCCTGCTCCACCTATTCTGCGTCTACTTGTCTTTATCCTCTCCATCAGTACATATCTTATGAGAATATATCTTCTTCATACAAAGCTTATGTAACCAAGACATCTTAG